One part of the Desulfonema ishimotonii genome encodes these proteins:
- a CDS encoding beta-ketoacyl synthase N-terminal-like domain-containing protein, with translation MKTEHNTTEINTPVAIIGMGCFFPKASGIKEYWRLLSRGQDAITEVPETHWSPADYFDKNPKTPDHVYSTRGGFISPVPFDPTEFGIPPSILEATDTSQLLGLVAAKAALEDAGYGEDREFRRDRTSVILGVTGTQELVIPLGGRLGHPIWRRALEESGIPPEKVDEVVERISEGYVPWQENSFPGLLGNVVAGRISNRLNLSGTNCVVDAACASSMSAMHLGLMELKTGRADMVITGGVDTLNDIFMHMCFSKTPILSPTGDVRSFSEDADGSLLGEGIGILTFKRLEDAERDGDRIYAVIKALGSASDGKSNSIYAPWPKDR, from the coding sequence TTGAAAACGGAACATAACACCACGGAAATCAACACCCCCGTTGCCATCATCGGCATGGGCTGCTTTTTCCCCAAGGCATCGGGGATAAAAGAGTACTGGCGACTGCTTTCCCGGGGGCAGGACGCCATTACAGAGGTGCCGGAGACCCACTGGTCCCCGGCGGATTATTTTGATAAAAACCCCAAAACACCGGATCATGTGTACAGCACACGGGGCGGATTTATCTCACCCGTGCCGTTTGACCCCACGGAATTCGGCATCCCCCCCTCCATTCTGGAGGCCACCGACACCTCGCAGCTTCTGGGGCTGGTGGCGGCCAAGGCCGCGCTGGAGGATGCGGGATACGGCGAAGACCGGGAGTTCCGGCGGGACCGCACCAGCGTCATTCTCGGGGTGACCGGAACCCAGGAGCTGGTCATCCCCCTGGGCGGACGTCTGGGCCACCCCATATGGCGGCGGGCTCTGGAGGAATCCGGGATTCCCCCGGAAAAGGTTGACGAGGTGGTCGAACGTATTTCCGAGGGCTATGTGCCCTGGCAGGAGAACTCGTTTCCGGGGCTGCTGGGCAATGTGGTGGCAGGCAGGATCTCCAACCGCCTCAATCTGAGCGGCACCAACTGTGTGGTGGATGCGGCCTGTGCCAGCTCCATGAGCGCCATGCACCTGGGCCTGATGGAGCTGAAAACCGGGCGGGCCGACATGGTGATCACCGGCGGCGTGGATACCCTGAACGACATCTTCATGCACATGTGCTTTTCCAAGACCCCCATCCTTTCCCCCACCGGAGATGTGCGCTCCTTTTCCGAAGACGCGGACGGCTCGCTCCTGGGCGAGGGCATCGGTATTCTGACCTTCAAACGGCTTGAGGATGCGGAGCGGGACGGGGACCGGATTTACGCGGTCATCAAAGCCCTGGGGTCGGCCAGCGACGGCAAATCCAACAGCATCTACGCCCCCTGGCCGAAGGACAGATGA
- a CDS encoding DNA methyltransferase, with amino-acid sequence MKLPVHRWFRYSAGFSAEWVTHLIKAQRGSEHLRILDPFAGSGTTLLAAESCGVRCIGFEPHPFVYRIARAKLSWQSDTAQLREKYQQVLRIAAQRQPETDRSDSPLLQKCYTPENLAKLDALRRTYTELSASHDDGGMWELIWLGITGILRICSTAGTAQWQYVLPRKKKARVSDAFCAFEQKMEEIISDIRRVKSLNWKQTASVFSTDARNPEIESDAKFDWVITSPPYPNNYDYADATRLEMTFWGEITGWKDLQSVVRKYLLHSCSQHAAAEKLRLDDLLQNRLLKPICGQLSQACNELAEIRLTKGGKKTYHTMAAAYFLDLAKVFHALRPLCRENAHLCFVIGDSAPYGVYLAVDEWLGQLAVSAGFKGYSFEKIRDRNTKWKNRKHTVPLHEGRLWIEG; translated from the coding sequence ATGAAGTTGCCCGTGCATCGCTGGTTCAGATATTCAGCCGGATTTTCGGCAGAATGGGTAACGCATCTGATAAAGGCGCAAAGGGGATCTGAGCATCTCCGTATTCTCGATCCGTTTGCAGGGTCGGGAACGACGCTGCTGGCAGCGGAATCCTGCGGCGTCCGATGCATCGGATTTGAACCCCACCCGTTTGTGTACCGGATTGCCAGGGCAAAGTTAAGCTGGCAATCCGATACGGCGCAACTGAGAGAGAAATATCAGCAGGTTCTCAGGATTGCCGCACAACGTCAGCCAGAGACAGATCGGAGTGACAGTCCGTTGCTTCAGAAGTGCTATACGCCGGAAAATCTGGCAAAACTGGACGCACTGAGGCGCACGTACACAGAATTATCCGCGTCCCACGATGATGGAGGGATGTGGGAGCTGATCTGGCTCGGAATTACCGGCATCCTCAGAATTTGCAGCACGGCGGGGACCGCACAGTGGCAGTATGTTCTTCCCCGGAAAAAGAAGGCCAGGGTATCGGACGCTTTTTGCGCCTTTGAGCAGAAGATGGAAGAGATCATATCGGATATCCGCCGTGTGAAAAGCCTGAACTGGAAACAGACGGCCTCGGTTTTCTCAACGGATGCCAGGAATCCTGAAATTGAATCTGATGCAAAATTCGACTGGGTGATTACCTCCCCGCCGTATCCGAACAATTATGATTACGCGGATGCCACCCGCCTTGAAATGACCTTCTGGGGCGAAATCACGGGGTGGAAGGATTTGCAGTCGGTTGTCAGAAAGTATCTGCTCCATTCATGCTCCCAGCACGCTGCGGCTGAAAAACTCAGACTGGATGATTTGCTTCAGAACAGGCTTTTAAAACCGATCTGCGGGCAACTGTCTCAGGCATGTAACGAACTGGCGGAAATCCGTCTGACAAAAGGCGGAAAAAAGACTTACCACACGATGGCGGCTGCCTATTTTCTTGACCTTGCAAAGGTTTTTCATGCGCTCAGACCGCTATGCAGGGAAAATGCGCATCTGTGCTTCGTAATTGGTGATTCAGCCCCTTACGGCGTGTATCTGGCGGTTGATGAATGGCTGGGCCAATTAGCGGTTTCCGCAGGATTCAAAGGCTATTCATTTGAGAAAATAAGGGACCGGAATACGAAATGGAAAAACAGAAAACACACTGTTCCGTTGCATGAGGGACGGCTTTGGATTGAAGGGTAA